The following DNA comes from Methanobrevibacter wolinii SH.
ATCCTGTTGTATTTGTTGGTAATTTAACTTCATTTACTGTTGTTGTTACTAATACTGGTGATTGTAATTTAACTGGCGTTTCTGTTCTTGAGTCTAATTATACTGGTTTAAGTTATTTTAATTTTACTGGTGTTAATTGGACTAAAAATGGTGATGTTTTTACTTATGCTAATACTTTAGGTGTTGGTGAGTCTGTTAACTTCACTGTTGTATTTAAAACAGTTAAATCTGGTAATTTTACTAATATTGTTATTGCTAGTTCTAATGAGACTGGTAATGTAAGTGCTAATAATACAACTACTGTTAAAACAGAAAATCATAATAATAATACAATAGATAATAAAACTAAACATAATAATACAACTAATCAGGATATAGTTAAATATAATAATAAAAATAATTTATCTGGATTAGGTCAAGGAACTCCTGCAACTGGTATTCCTATATTTGTGTTATTTATTGCTTTAATAAGTTTATTATTATTACCAAAAAGAAGAGAATAAAATTTAATTTTTTTATTTAAGACAATTATTTGTCTTTTTTTATTTTTTTAATGTATTTTTAGTTATTTTTATAAAAGATTAAATATCTTTTTTTCTTGATTTATTTTTTTATCTATTTTTTCCTAAATTTTATTAAATATTTTTTTTATTTTATCTAAATTTAATACATAAACTATTTTTATTATGAAATATATAAATAAAACAATAATAATGTTATAATGTTCTTATAACTTTATTAAGAATATTTAAAAATTTTCTTGAGGTGTAAATATTTCTGGTGATGAAGGAAAACAATCCAAAAAGAAAAGAACAATAATTATTTGTGTAGTTATTATTATTATTGCAGCAATTGCTATTGGTTTAATTGTTAATAATAATTTAACATTAAATGTAGGAGGTCATGATTTTTCCATACCATATGGTTATCATACTAATAGTACTTCTTCTGGTTCTAATAATAATACTAATGTTACTATACAATCCCATATAATTGAGAATGGTACTAATTATTACAAAATTACTGTAATTAATCAATCTAATAATAAAATAGTTACACCTTCTCAATCAGTAAATTCTACAAACAATACTAAAAATGTCACTATTAATGGACATAAAGGTGTTTTAATAACTGGTAAAAATGGTCAAACATTTAATTATAAAGAAGGTCAAGACCAAATTGTTATTATGACTACTAATATGGGTGAAAAAGCATTTAAAGATGTTATTAGAGGATAATTTTAAAGTTTTTTATAAAACTTTTTAATTATTCTTAAATTTTTATTATTTTTAATTATTAATTGTTGATTCTATTTTTTTAATATTCTAAAGAGTATTTAATTGTTTTTATTAAGTTTAATAGTTTTATTCTGTTTTTTTAGTTTAAATTGTATTTAATTATTTTAATTAGGTTTAANNNNNNNNNNGTTTAATAGTTTTATTCTGTTTTTTTAGTTTAAATTGTATTTAATTATTTTAATTAGGTTTAAGTAAGTTTATTCTAAAATTATGAGAACTTTAATTATTTTTTAAAAATAGTAATCTGATCTTTTTTTAAGAGGATATTGAAATTCTAGTTTTTTATAATATAATTTAAACATTATTAATACTTGAAAATTAAATTAAAATAAGTTTATTTTAAAAATTAGGAGTTTTTAACAAAGTTAAAAAAGGCTAAATTAAGATTTAATCTATTTTAAATCCTTTTTTAACCATTGCATCACCAAGAATATTCATAGCTTCTTTAGTTTTATCATCAGAAACTTTATTTATTATTCTTTTATTTTCATTATAACGTCCTACATAATAATCTTGTTTTTCTTTATCTACAATATCTAAACGTGTATAATTTGAAAGTGATTCAAGAAGAGAAAAGAAACCTCTATTTAATGCTTTAGCACATTTATTATTTTTAATAATTTCTATAACTTCTGAATCAATAATATATGCTTCACCATGTGAATTAACATGATCTGCAATAGGATCCATCTTTTCAATTGATATTGCTTTACATTTAATATATGCATCTACATCTTTCATAATTGCAATATCATTATCCTCTGTAAAATCCTCTTTATTTAAGTTCCCAATAGTAGATTTAACAAATGCAATAGGATTATCTGTAATATTTATTACAAACTCTTTAGTTTCTTGTATATTTTTAAGTGTTGTACTACCTACAAAGATTCTACATCCAATTTTATTTTTATCTTTACAATTAATTCCAATTGGTGCAGCATCTTTTACTCCATCTTTACTAATTGTTGTATAAATTCCTTCATAATGTAGACCATCTTCCATTCCAAGTGTTGTTAAATCATTTGTCATTTTAATCACATAATTTTTTTAAAAAAACTTTTATTATAAAAGTTTCAATTTTTAAATAAGATTTTATAATATTTTTATATTAATATATTTTTTATTAATTATTTTAATTTATTTGAAATTGTTTAAAAACCATATTTTATTTAAAATTTTAACTTTTAATAATGATTTAAAATAAATTTATATAAAATTAAAGGTATTTCAACAAAGTATTAATTTAAACAAAATTTTTTATATTTATAATATAATAAATATTATTATATCTAAAGTATTTAATAAAATAAGAATCAGTGTTAATATGACTAAATCTTGTCCTAGTTGTAAAGTTGATATAAAAGATGGATATATGCAATGTCCTAATTGTTTAAAGATTATTCCTAAGGATTCTATTGTATGTCCTAACTGTCATATATCTCTTATAGAAGAAGAACCTACTGAAATTTTAAGTGGAAAATATATATTAATTATAAGTTTAGTTCTAGCTTTAGGGATAGTTTATCTTGAAGGACAATCATTTTTTAGTTTAAGATTTTACATTGAACTTATTATTATATTAATAATCTTTTTCAGTGCTATGAATTGGTTTATTAATAATAAAATTTGATTTTAGTAATTTAGTTAATAAAATTATTAAATATTTAATTTAAAATTATGGTGAACTTATGTGGTTGTTTGATTTTTTAGGTGGTGTAATAGGTACTTTAATACTTTGTTGTATTGGTATATTTATTATTGCATTCCTTTTTGGATTTGTACTTGTAGATCAAAATACTTTATACAATGATAATCAAGTTAATGATAATTCTAATCTTAATGTATCTAATTCAACATCTAATATTTCAGTAAATAATGTTTCAGTAAAAAATGATAGTAACAGTATTAATGTAAGTGGAGTAGATCAAAATGGTACTCCAATTAAGATTAATATTCAACAGGGATAATTAAATTTTTATAGTTAATTCATTAAAACAAGTAGTGTAAAAATGTCTTTTAATCCATTAAATTTAATTTGTCATAGAAGACCTGATAGAACATTTTCATATAAAGGCCATTATTTTCCAGTATGTGCAAGATGTACTGGTTTTTACATAAGTATTTTTGCATATTTTATTTATGCTTATTTTGTATTTATAAATTATACTCCTTTATTGATGTTTATTGGTATATTTCTTCTTGTTCCTGCAGGTATTGATGGTTTTACTCAATTTTTAGGTTGGAGAGAAAGTACAAATTATTTAAGATTAATAACTGGTCTTTTAGGTGGAATTGGATTAGCTATTATTATAAAAGGTTTAAAATATTATATATATTTAGGATTAATATAAATTTTCATTATTCTTTTAATATTTTTAGATTAAAATTAAATGGTGTAAAGTTTGAATCTAGTAAGTATTTTTTAGGTGCAAATTATGGATAAGATAGAGTTTAAATCCAGTAAAAATTTTATAGATATTGATTATGTTTTAGATGTACTTAATGTTCGTAATGTTGATTCATTTATGGATATTGGTTGCGGTGATGGTCATGTTGTAATTGAAGTAAGTAAATTAAATAAAGATGCTTTTATTTATGCAGTTGACCAATCTGATGATGTAATAAATTATGTGAATTCTAAAATTAAAGAATTAGATATTTCTAATATTGAAGTTATACAAAGTAATGTAGATAAACATATTGATTGTGAAGATAATAAAGTAGATTTAATATTAATGATTAATGTTTTTCATGAATTTATAACTGAAAGAGATAAATATAATGCGATTTCTGAATGTAATCGTGTTTTAAAAGATAATGGTAAAATTGCTATAATTGACTTTAAAAAAGTACCTACATTCCAAGGTCCACCAATGAAATTAAGACTTTCTCATAATGAGTTAGAAGATTATTTCTCAAAACAAGGTTTTTCTCTTGTTTATTTAAATGAATCTATTGGTACATGTGTAGAAGAAGGATATTCACATTATCTTTCAGTATTTAAAAAGTATAATTTTTAAAAAATCTCTTTTTTATTTTTTTAATTAAATTTTTAGCTATTTGGATTTTTTTGTTTTTAAAATTAGTTTTTTTTATTTATGTTTTTGGTGTTTAGGTTTTTTTAGAATTAGTTTTTTATTTAATAATTAATTTTTAAAGATATAATAAATATTAAAATTATTTTTTATTTAAAATATAATAAATAGTTCTTACTGGAATATTCATAATTTCTGATATTTCAATAGGTTTAACTCCTTCATTTCTCATTTTTTTAATTTTTTCTTTCTCTTCTTCAGTATATTTTCTTTTGTAATTGTTAAGTTTAATATTTGAATATTTTTCAAGAATATAATATGTTTTTTTAGTACTTAATTGGACTTTTTTAGATATTTCTTTAGGTGTTAAACCTTTTTCTTTTAATTCAATAACTTTATTTATAAGTTCTTTAGAATATTTTGGTTTTGCTCCTTGGTTATATTCTACTTTAACATTTATGTCTAGTTGTTCTAGAGCATATAAATATTTTTTAGGTATTCTATTATAGATACTTTGAGAACATGTGATAATTTCAAGTGAAGGATATTCCTCTGTAATTTCAATAATCTTTTTTGAAGTTAAAGCTTCTGTAATATGAACTTTTGTTTTATCTTCACTCATTTTAATCACATTTAGCCTTTAATTAATTCTAAGAATTTTTTACTTTTATCATTTTTTGGTTTAGTGATGGTTTCAATGTTTTTTGCTTCTTTTTTAATTTTTTCATGTTCTAAATTAAATGATTTAGCAACTAAATTAATATCAATTTTACCTTCTTTATATATCATTGCAGCACCTAATGCATAATGATTTATTTTAAGGTTTGAATTTTTTAATTTATATTCTAAATTAAACTTTTTATGTAATATTAAATCCATATTTTTTACAGGAATTATTGTTTCATGACTTCTTTTATTTAATAGTTTTATTGCTTGTGTATATGTGATTTTAAATATTTCTCTTTGTTGACGGTCTATTTCACTTCTAATATATGGAAATGGTCCACTATGTCTTTTACGTTTATCTTGGGAATTTGTAAGATAATATTTAAAGATATCCCATAATATTAATGAAGGTGCTAAATTTATGAATATAGATTTTTCAATACGTTTTCTTGTTTTTAAATCAATGTCTAAGGTTCTATTTAAACGTCCATCTTTGTATTTAAG
Coding sequences within:
- a CDS encoding DUF11 domain-containing protein is translated as PVVFVGNLTSFTVVVTNTGDCNLTGVSVLESNYTGLSYFNFTGVNWTKNGDVFTYANTLGVGESVNFTVVFKTVKSGNFTNIVIASSNETGNVSANNTTTVKTENHNNNTIDNKTKHNNTTNQDIVKYNNKNNLSGLGQGTPATGIPIFVLFIALISLLLLPKRRE
- a CDS encoding DUF447 domain-containing protein, giving the protein MTNDLTTLGMEDGLHYEGIYTTISKDGVKDAAPIGINCKDKNKIGCRIFVGSTTLKNIQETKEFVINITDNPIAFVKSTIGNLNKEDFTEDNDIAIMKDVDAYIKCKAISIEKMDPIADHVNSHGEAYIIDSEVIEIIKNNKCAKALNRGFFSLLESLSNYTRLDIVDKEKQDYYVGRYNENKRIINKVSDDKTKEAMNILGDAMVKKGFKID
- a CDS encoding DUF2085 domain-containing protein, producing the protein MSFNPLNLICHRRPDRTFSYKGHYFPVCARCTGFYISIFAYFIYAYFVFINYTPLLMFIGIFLLVPAGIDGFTQFLGWRESTNYLRLITGLLGGIGLAIIIKGLKYYIYLGLI
- a CDS encoding class I SAM-dependent methyltransferase, with the protein product MDKIEFKSSKNFIDIDYVLDVLNVRNVDSFMDIGCGDGHVVIEVSKLNKDAFIYAVDQSDDVINYVNSKIKELDISNIEVIQSNVDKHIDCEDNKVDLILMINVFHEFITERDKYNAISECNRVLKDNGKIAIIDFKKVPTFQGPPMKLRLSHNELEDYFSKQGFSLVYLNESIGTCVEEGYSHYLSVFKKYNF